In Sebaldella termitidis ATCC 33386, one DNA window encodes the following:
- a CDS encoding phosphoglycerate kinase, translating into MAKKTVKDLDVKGKKVLMRVDFNVPMKDGKITDENRIVAALPTIKYVLEHGGKVIAFSHLGKVKEEADKASKSLKPVAERLSELLGQPVKFIPETRGAELEKAVSELKDGEIMMFENTRFEDIDGKKESKNDPELGKYWASLGDVFVNDAFGTAHRAHASNVGIASHLETAAGFLMEKEIEFIGGVVNNPARPLVAILGGAKVSDKIGVIENLIEKADKILIGGGMMFTFLKAQGKNIGSSLLEEDKVELAKQLLEKAKANGKELVLPIDTVVAKEFKNDTEFKTVSVDAIEDGWMGLDIGADSIKLFSEKLNGAKTVVWNGPMGVFEMPNFAKGTIGVCEAIAHLEGATTIIGGGDSAAAAIQLGYADKFTHISTGGGASLEYLEGKVLPGVEAISDK; encoded by the coding sequence ATGGCAAAAAAAACTGTTAAAGATTTAGACGTAAAAGGAAAAAAAGTTCTAATGAGGGTAGATTTTAATGTACCTATGAAAGATGGAAAAATTACTGATGAAAACAGAATAGTTGCAGCTCTGCCTACTATTAAATATGTACTTGAGCACGGAGGAAAAGTTATCGCTTTTTCACATCTTGGGAAAGTAAAAGAGGAAGCAGATAAAGCTTCTAAATCTTTAAAACCTGTTGCTGAAAGATTATCTGAATTACTGGGACAGCCTGTAAAATTTATTCCTGAAACAAGAGGAGCTGAATTGGAAAAAGCTGTTTCTGAACTAAAAGACGGAGAAATCATGATGTTTGAAAATACAAGATTTGAAGACATTGATGGTAAAAAAGAGTCTAAAAATGATCCTGAATTAGGTAAATACTGGGCTTCTTTAGGAGATGTATTTGTTAATGACGCATTTGGAACTGCTCACAGAGCACATGCTTCTAATGTAGGAATAGCAAGTCACCTTGAGACTGCTGCCGGATTCCTTATGGAAAAGGAAATAGAATTCATAGGCGGGGTAGTAAATAATCCTGCAAGACCTTTGGTTGCTATTTTAGGAGGTGCTAAAGTTTCTGATAAAATAGGTGTTATTGAAAATCTTATCGAAAAAGCAGACAAAATCCTTATAGGCGGGGGAATGATGTTTACTTTCCTTAAAGCTCAAGGAAAAAACATCGGTTCATCTCTGCTTGAAGAAGATAAAGTCGAGCTTGCCAAGCAGCTGCTTGAGAAAGCAAAAGCAAACGGTAAAGAATTAGTTCTTCCTATTGATACAGTTGTTGCAAAAGAATTTAAAAATGATACAGAGTTCAAAACTGTTTCTGTAGATGCTATAGAAGACGGATGGATGGGACTTGATATAGGTGCTGATTCCATAAAGCTTTTTTCTGAAAAATTAAACGGAGCAAAAACTGTTGTTTGGAACGGTCCTATGGGTGTATTTGAAATGCCTAATTTCGCAAAAGGAACAATTGGTGTATGTGAAGCAATTGCACACCTTGAAGGTGCTACTACAATAATAGGCGGTGGAGATTCTGCTGCTGCTGCAATACAGCTTGGATATGCAGATAAATTCACACATATTTCTACAGGCGGAGGGGCTTCTCTTGAATATCTTGAAGGAAAAGTTTTACCGGGTGTAGAAGCAATTTCTGATAAATAA
- the gap gene encoding type I glyceraldehyde-3-phosphate dehydrogenase — MAVKVAINGFGRIGRLALRLMVENPEFEVVAINDLTDAAMLAHLFKYDSAQGRFNGEISVKEGAFVVNGKEIKTFANPNPAELPWGDLGIDVVLECTGFFTSKEKAEEHIKAGAKKVVISAPATGEMKTIVYNVNHSTLDGTETVLSGASCTTNCLAPMAKVLDESFGIVEGLMTTIHAYTGDQNTLDAPHRKGDFRRARAAAANIVPNTTGAAKAIGLVLPNLKGKLDGAAQRVPVITGSVTELVTVLGKNTTVEEVNAAMKAAANESFGYTEDEIVSSDVIGIRFGSLFDATQTKIITVDGKQLVKTVSWYDNEMSYTAQLIRTLKYFVEISK; from the coding sequence ATGGCAGTTAAAGTTGCAATTAATGGATTCGGGAGAATTGGAAGACTAGCATTAAGATTAATGGTGGAGAATCCTGAATTTGAAGTAGTAGCAATCAATGATTTAACAGATGCAGCTATGTTAGCGCACCTATTTAAATATGATTCTGCACAAGGAAGATTTAACGGGGAAATCTCTGTTAAGGAAGGGGCTTTTGTTGTTAACGGAAAAGAGATCAAAACATTCGCTAACCCTAACCCTGCTGAATTACCTTGGGGAGATCTAGGAATTGACGTAGTTCTTGAGTGTACTGGATTCTTTACATCTAAAGAAAAAGCTGAAGAGCACATAAAAGCAGGTGCAAAAAAAGTAGTTATATCTGCACCAGCTACAGGGGAAATGAAAACTATAGTTTATAATGTTAACCACTCTACTTTAGACGGAACTGAAACAGTTCTTTCAGGAGCTTCTTGTACTACAAACTGTTTAGCACCTATGGCTAAAGTATTAGATGAAAGCTTTGGAATCGTAGAAGGATTAATGACTACTATCCATGCTTACACAGGAGATCAAAACACTCTTGATGCACCACACAGAAAAGGTGACTTCAGAAGAGCAAGAGCAGCTGCGGCAAATATAGTTCCTAACACTACAGGAGCAGCTAAAGCTATCGGACTTGTTTTACCTAACTTAAAAGGTAAATTAGACGGTGCAGCACAAAGAGTACCTGTTATTACTGGATCAGTTACTGAATTAGTTACTGTTTTAGGAAAAAATACAACTGTGGAAGAAGTTAACGCAGCTATGAAAGCAGCAGCTAATGAATCTTTCGGATATACTGAAGATGAAATCGTTTCTTCTGACGTAATCGGAATCAGATTTGGTTCATTATTTGATGCTACACAAACTAAAATCATTACAGTAGACGGAAAACAGCTTGTTAAAACAGTTTCTTGGTATGATAACGAAATGTCATATACTGCACAATTAATAAGAACTTTAAAGTACTTTGTAGAAATTTCTAAGTAA
- a CDS encoding type II secretion system F family protein, giving the protein MKIKFKYMDKGFNKKSSVLEFKNEKEFYDYIKIQKYTLLHHKKILSLKSRVKTGEFTTFITSLYFLVKADIRIADALSILAENFSGALKDNISNAVSALKAGKTLREGFAFITDDKIFLNTMEIAEESGNILLPLENLKNKYEFEQELKKEIINLSMYPALVLGTSIIIISILFKFVVPKFSGIYNDLNKEIPLLTKIMIKLSNLYGKYFIIISISVIGLFFFSITYCKKNKENFEKLLIKFPAVKKLYQEFRILYFSQSMSILLNSGVEIIRSIELSAQTAGSLLEKELKILVKKLEQGHSISTIIENMQFFDNEYKNYILIGEETGNLGFVFSHITDIYFMRIKEKTKRFLKILEPVSIIFIAFFIGLIVISVLLPVFRLGENLNI; this is encoded by the coding sequence TTGAAAATAAAATTTAAATATATGGATAAGGGCTTTAATAAAAAAAGCTCTGTTTTAGAATTCAAAAATGAGAAAGAATTCTATGATTATATAAAGATACAAAAGTATACACTTCTTCATCATAAAAAAATCCTGTCATTAAAAAGCAGGGTAAAAACCGGAGAATTCACGACCTTTATAACTTCTCTTTATTTTCTCGTAAAAGCTGATATAAGAATTGCAGATGCCCTGTCTATTCTTGCGGAAAATTTTTCAGGAGCTTTGAAAGATAATATAAGCAATGCTGTATCAGCACTAAAAGCAGGTAAAACTCTCAGAGAAGGCTTTGCTTTTATTACAGATGATAAAATTTTTCTTAATACAATGGAAATAGCTGAAGAGAGCGGTAATATACTGCTCCCTCTCGAAAATCTAAAAAATAAATATGAATTTGAACAGGAGCTAAAAAAAGAAATTATAAATCTTAGTATGTATCCTGCTTTGGTATTAGGCACTTCTATTATAATTATCAGTATTTTATTCAAATTCGTCGTGCCGAAATTTTCAGGAATATATAATGATTTAAATAAAGAAATACCGCTTTTAACCAAAATTATGATAAAGCTCAGCAATTTATACGGAAAATATTTTATCATAATCTCAATATCAGTAATTGGTTTATTCTTTTTTTCCATTACATACTGTAAAAAAAATAAAGAAAATTTTGAAAAGCTGCTTATAAAATTTCCGGCTGTAAAAAAACTGTATCAGGAATTCAGAATTTTATATTTTTCTCAAAGTATGAGTATTCTCCTGAACAGCGGCGTGGAAATCATAAGATCAATCGAACTTAGTGCACAGACCGCAGGCAGTCTTCTCGAAAAAGAGTTAAAAATACTTGTAAAAAAACTGGAACAGGGTCATAGCATAAGCACAATTATCGAAAATATGCAGTTTTTTGACAATGAATATAAAAATTATATACTTATTGGTGAAGAAACCGGCAATCTAGGCTTCGTTTTTTCTCATATTACAGATATTTATTTTATGCGTATAAAAGAAAAAACCAAAAGGTTTCTAAAAATTCTTGAGCCTGTTTCAATTATTTTTATAGCCTTTTTTATCGGACTTATTGTTATCTCCGTCCTGCTTCCGGTTTTCAGGCTTGGTGAAAATTTAAACATTTAA
- the ispF gene encoding 2-C-methyl-D-erythritol 2,4-cyclodiphosphate synthase gives MFRIGQGYDVHKFAGDRDLILGGVKIPFELGLDGHSDADVLTHAVMDALIGALALGDIGKFFPDNDPKFKNADSILLLREILSVVSEKGYNIVNIDATVVAQKPKLRDYIDEIRKNFAKELNIPLDCISVKATTEEKLGFTGNMEGMKSYCVVLLSKK, from the coding sequence ATGTTTAGAATAGGTCAAGGTTACGATGTACACAAATTTGCCGGGGATAGAGATCTTATTCTGGGGGGAGTAAAAATCCCTTTTGAATTGGGCTTAGACGGACATTCAGATGCTGATGTTCTTACCCATGCAGTTATGGATGCTCTTATAGGAGCTCTTGCTCTTGGAGATATCGGAAAATTTTTTCCTGATAACGATCCGAAATTTAAAAATGCCGACAGTATTCTTTTACTTCGGGAAATTTTAAGCGTAGTTTCTGAAAAAGGATACAATATAGTGAACATAGATGCTACTGTAGTAGCACAAAAACCTAAATTAAGAGATTATATAGATGAAATAAGAAAAAACTTTGCAAAAGAGCTGAATATTCCGCTTGATTGTATAAGTGTAAAAGCTACTACCGAAGAAAAGCTAGGGTTTACCGGAAACATGGAGGGAATGAAATCTTACTGTGTAGTTTTACTTTCTAAAAAATAA
- a CDS encoding MFS transporter: MTETAVRETKKFSILEGIFFNGMYLSTQGFIMLNLALYFNANPFFIAIISILPTATQVLQIFTKKLYALFKTRKKTLMVSIIISRTSMIFLPVAVFLDLRNPYIYTAIILIYSLFAPFVTNTWTAAMVEIINNKERGKYFGKRNFFISISSIFFTLIYGIFLAMPDKKTGYFILSLSIAISAVSTIFLMNRHHIPDFKPTAQKISYKEIFKNKDFITYLKFVSVWLFSLEFLKPFFEYFRVKTLGSDPRFLANIGVLTAVISMFLFIIYGKLSDKYGNRTILRLGIFFATYNALLYFTLTDDNFKVSLVLSGIFDAVGFTAINLCFLNLLMEVSKDPVEGYVSIYSAVVGITAMLAGLFAGILGTFINEGFIYLMGEKIYTIKLAFIIGFLLRLFSILRLTSINSFQKEFKYSGTLPLRSAMNKRITAFLPSYIAISRMKKEDHTSEDDKNIKENKE, translated from the coding sequence TTGACTGAGACTGCTGTTCGAGAAACTAAAAAGTTTTCCATTTTAGAAGGTATATTTTTTAATGGTATGTATCTGAGTACTCAAGGATTTATTATGCTTAATCTTGCATTATATTTTAATGCAAATCCGTTTTTTATAGCAATTATTTCTATATTGCCGACAGCTACTCAGGTACTCCAAATTTTCACCAAAAAACTATATGCCCTCTTTAAGACCAGAAAAAAAACTCTGATGGTTTCTATAATAATTTCAAGAACATCAATGATTTTTCTTCCTGTTGCAGTATTTCTGGATCTGAGAAATCCATATATCTATACAGCAATTATACTTATTTATTCGCTGTTTGCACCTTTTGTTACCAATACATGGACTGCTGCAATGGTAGAAATTATAAACAACAAAGAAAGAGGAAAATATTTTGGAAAGAGAAATTTCTTTATTTCTATCTCCTCTATTTTCTTCACTCTGATTTATGGTATCTTTCTTGCTATGCCTGATAAAAAAACGGGATATTTTATTTTATCCCTGTCAATAGCTATATCAGCTGTAAGCACCATTTTTCTTATGAACAGACACCATATTCCTGACTTTAAGCCTACAGCGCAAAAAATCAGCTATAAAGAAATTTTTAAAAACAAGGATTTTATCACTTACCTGAAATTTGTATCTGTCTGGTTGTTTTCACTGGAGTTTTTGAAACCGTTTTTTGAATATTTCAGAGTAAAAACATTAGGTTCTGATCCGCGGTTTCTCGCTAACATAGGTGTTCTTACTGCTGTTATCTCTATGTTTTTATTTATAATTTACGGAAAACTTTCAGATAAATACGGGAATCGTACTATTTTAAGACTTGGTATATTTTTTGCCACTTATAATGCCCTGTTATACTTCACATTAACAGATGATAATTTTAAGGTGTCCCTTGTTCTTTCAGGTATCTTTGATGCTGTAGGATTTACTGCAATAAACTTATGCTTTTTAAATCTGCTTATGGAGGTCTCCAAAGATCCTGTAGAAGGATATGTCAGTATTTATTCTGCGGTCGTGGGGATCACTGCTATGCTTGCCGGTTTATTTGCAGGTATTCTGGGAACTTTTATTAATGAAGGCTTTATTTATCTGATGGGTGAAAAAATTTATACTATAAAACTGGCTTTCATAATAGGATTTCTGCTAAGATTATTTTCTATTCTGAGGCTTACAAGCATTAACTCATTCCAAAAGGAATTCAAATACAGCGGTACTCTCCCGCTTAGATCTGCAATGAATAAAAGAATTACAGCTTTTCTGCCTTCTTATATTGCCATAAGCAGAATGAAAAAAGAAGATCATACAAGTGAAGACGATAAAAATATCAAGGAAAATAAGGAGTAA
- a CDS encoding ROK family protein produces MKKIAAIEAGGTKFICGIGNENGEILDKTSIPTKTPEETMKMVIDYFKDKEFEAMGIGCFGPIDPVKGSESYGYITKTPKPHWSDYDIVGELKKHFDVPMEFDTDVNSAALGESLWGAGQGLSSVVYITVGTGIGAGAVINGKMLQGLTHPEMGHIFVKRDKNDPYTGKCPFHKDCLEGLAAGPAIEERWGDKAYNLEERNEVWEMEAYYLSQALVNYILILSPQKIIMGGGVMKQSHLFPLIRKMVRETLNGYVHKKEILEDIDNYIVYPGLKENAGLMGSLALGRLALENR; encoded by the coding sequence ATGAAAAAAATTGCAGCAATTGAAGCCGGAGGTACAAAATTCATCTGCGGAATTGGAAATGAAAATGGTGAAATACTGGATAAAACAAGTATTCCTACCAAAACACCCGAAGAGACAATGAAAATGGTTATTGATTATTTTAAAGACAAAGAATTTGAAGCTATGGGTATTGGATGTTTCGGTCCTATCGACCCGGTTAAAGGTTCCGAATCATACGGCTATATTACTAAGACTCCAAAACCGCACTGGAGTGATTATGACATAGTGGGGGAATTAAAAAAACACTTTGATGTTCCTATGGAATTTGATACAGATGTAAATAGTGCAGCCCTTGGAGAGTCTCTATGGGGAGCCGGTCAGGGCTTAAGCAGTGTTGTATATATCACTGTAGGTACAGGAATAGGTGCCGGAGCCGTTATTAACGGAAAAATGCTTCAGGGACTTACACATCCTGAGATGGGTCACATCTTTGTAAAGAGAGATAAAAATGATCCGTATACAGGAAAATGTCCGTTTCACAAAGACTGTCTCGAGGGACTTGCAGCAGGACCTGCAATAGAAGAACGTTGGGGAGATAAGGCTTATAACCTTGAAGAGCGTAACGAGGTCTGGGAAATGGAAGCTTATTATCTTTCACAGGCTCTTGTAAATTATATACTTATTCTTTCGCCGCAAAAAATAATAATGGGCGGAGGAGTCATGAAGCAGAGTCATTTATTCCCACTGATAAGAAAAATGGTGAGAGAAACTCTGAACGGTTATGTACACAAAAAAGAAATACTTGAAGATATTGATAACTATATTGTATATCCTGGTTTAAAAGAAAACGCCGGATTAATGGGAAGCCTTGCACTTGGACGTCTGGCTTTGGAAAATCGTTAA